The following nucleotide sequence is from Ahniella affigens.
CGTGCAAGTCGGCGCCGATAGCACCGATGAACCCAACGACACGTTTGCAGTCACGCTGAGCAACATCGTCGCCGGCAGTATTGTCGATGCGACCGGCGATGGCACGATCACCAACGATGATTCGGCTGTGCCCGTGATCAGCATCAATGATGTGTCAGTCACCGAAAACGACGCCGGCGGTCCAGCCGTCAATGCGGTGTTTACCGTGTCGATCGTCCCGGCACCAACTGGTACGGTCACGGTCACTGCCGACACGGCCAGTGATTCCGCGGTGTCGCCTGGTGACTTTACGTCGACCAATGCAGTCCTCAGCTTTGACAATGCCAACACGACTCGTCAGTTCACCGTACCGATCACCAATGACTGCACGATCGAAGGCAGCGAAAGCTTCTTTGTGAATCTGAGCGGCCTGACCGGTACCGCCGCGATTGGCGATAGCCAAGGCGTGGGCACGATCACCGATAACGATGTCGCGATCAATGCCAGCATCTCGTTCCTGACGCCGAGTGCCAACGAGGGCGACACCGGCACGAACACCCGCGTGGCACGCGTCACGCTGGATCGCGCGATGCAATGTGGTGACTTCACCTACAGCGTCAACAGCACAGGTGGCACTGCGACCTCTGGCACCGACTATCAAGCCGTGGCTGTCAGCAACCAGACAATCAGTGGCGCGGCGACGACCGCCGACGTCAACGTCACGATCAACGGTGACCTGGACAGCGAAAGCGATGAAACCGTGACGCTGACCCTGACGGGCGGCGGCACAAACGTCACGATCACTCCCAATACCGCCACGGCCACGCTCGTCAACGACGACACCGCGCCGGTCATGACCATTGCCGAGATCCAGGGCGACGGCTCGGCCACGACGGTGCCGGCCGCACCGAACAACGTGGTCACGACCTTTGGCAATGTGGTGACGACGGTCGCGCCGACCGGCTTCTACATGCAGATGGCGGTGGGCGACGCGAACATGGACACGTCGGATGCGATCTTCGTGTTCACGGGCGCGGGCAGTCCATCCCTGACCAACCTCGCGGCTGGCGACGTGGTCACCGTGCGCGGACCAGTGGTCGAGTTCAACGGTATCACCGAGTTCACCACGGGCTCGGGCATGCCGATTGTTGCTGAGACCGGCACCGCAGCCTTGCCGGCAGCGTTCGTGCTCGACAATGCGATTCCGTCGCCGAACAACCTCGTGCCGTTCTGCGATGCCGACAATGACAACAATACGGGCGGCGCCAGCGGTCAGTTCCAGACTACCGATACGTTCCTCACGCGCAACTATGAGTGCCTGGAATTCATGCGCGTGACGACGAGCACGGGCGTGGTCAATGGCCCGAACCAGACGTTCGGTACCGATCCGTATGCCGAGATGTACATGACCACGAGTGGCGCCCGCAGCTTCCGTGAGCCGGGCCACTCGGTCCTGGTCAACAACGAAAACGTCGCTGCGGTGAATCTGACCCCGCCAGCACCGGTGCTGCCAACGTCGCCGATCTGGGATGCCAACCCTGAAATCTTCGAACTGGACGTCGACAAGTTCTTTACGACCACGACGAAGAACGTCCTGCCACCGCGCACCACGTTCTCAGCAACTGGCTTGCTGGGCTTCGAATTCGGTGGCTACGAGTTCTGGGTCACCGCGAACAGTGGCAACACCGAAGCTGACCTGACCGTGCAGACGCCCGGCCCCGAACTGCCCATTCCGGTGCCAACCGCCGCACCGACCCAGCTGACCGTCGGCTCGCTGAACGTGCTGCGCCTTTATGACTACTGCGATGACCCGGGCAGCAGCTCGGGCAACGAGCCCGTCAACGTGGCCGAAACCGACCGCAAGCTGCTGAAGCTGTCGGCGTATATCCGCAACGTGCTGAAGAGCCCGGATGTCATCGGTATTCAGGAAGTCGAGCTGCCAAGCGTTACGTGCACAACGGGCGACCCGACATCGGCACTGCAATTGCTCGCCAACAAGATTGCCGCCGATGGCGGCCCGTCGTATGCCGCGATCAATTCGCCGAGCACCAACGACATCGGTCGCATTTCGGTGGCCTTCCTGGTGAACACGGCACGGGTATCGGTGACCACCACTACCCAGCTCCGTGCAACCGAGCAGTGGACGTTCACGGCGAACGGCACCCCAACCACCGCGCTGTTGCATGACCGACCACCGTTCCTGCTGCGCGCCCAGACGACGGTTGGCAATGGCGGCGTGTTCGACTTTGCGGTCATGACCAATCACCTGCGCTCGCTCGGTGGCATCGACACGATCAACACCGTCACGAATCAGGAGAACGCACACCGCATCCGTCGGAAGAAGCTGGCGCAGTCTGTGGCCGTGGCGTGTGAGGCCCAAACCTTCCAGACCGCCAACCCGCTGGTGCCACTCGTCTTGATCGGCGACTACAACGCGTTCGAGTTCTCCGACGGCTATACCGATGTCAACGGCATCATCCGTGGCGACACCGATCCGGCCAAGAGCGAGTACGACATCGGCTTTGACGGCATGACCGGCGGCTGTACCCCGTTTCCGAACGGCCAGATCGTGTCGCCCGCGTTAACGGAAGCGTTGTTCTCACTGCCTGCCACCGAGCGCTATTCGTATGTGTTTGGCGGCAACCCGCAGGAGCTCGATCACGCGTTCCTGAGCACAGGGGCACAGTCGCGCTTTATTGCCTTTGCTTACGGTCGCGGCAATGCTGATGCGCCCGCCCGCGAAGAAACGCAGCCGCTGATCACGGTGCCGGTGGAAAAGGTTCTGTTTGCGTCCGACCACGACGGCTTTGTGATGCGACTCGACCCAAGCGCCAATCGCGCGCCGCTTGTCGCGAGCCCGATTGCGAATCAGAGCGGGGTCGTCGGCAACAGCGTCACGCTGAATGTGCTGAGTTCATTCTCCGATCCGGACAACGACACGCTGACTTGCACCGCTCAGAGTCTGCCGAATGGCCTCAGCATCAATAGCAGCTGCGTGATCTCGGGCACCTTGGCGGCTGGTTCGGACATGGGCTCGCCTTACACGGTCACCGTACGCGCAACCGACACCTCCGGCCTGTTTGTCGAGACCACGTTTACGTTCACGGTGTTGCCGGTCGCCGTGTTCGCCGACGGCTTCGAGTAATCGGCCTTTGGGAGGTCTGAAACAGTCCACCGCGGCTGCATTCAGACCTTCCCCGTTGGCCCCACGATCAAGGCCCGCGCATAGCGGGCCTTTTCTTTTGGGACTCGGTGATTCGTATTGTGGAGCTGTTCCGGCCGCAGCGATTCGCGACGGGCCAAGGGCGCTCAGGCACCTATCGCGAAGCCAACCGCGCGTGGTCGGCTCTTGCTATCGCGAAGCCAACCGCGCGTTGTCGGCTCCTGCGGGTTAAGCAGGCATCGTCGGCAACAGGTCCAACATTGCGACAGCATCTGCATGCAGCAAATGCCAGGTACCATCCGCGGACTCATAAACGCCGCGTGGAAACAGCGCCGCGATCGCATCGCGCTCGACCATGGCGGCATGATGCACGGACACGAGTGCTCGTCCGCTGCGTGCGACAACCGTTTTAATATTGTGCTGACCGCCCATTGCCGTAACCAGGGTACGAAGAACGTCGGGGTCCAGCGCCGGACGCGTCGACTGAGCGGACGCACGCGTCTGACGCGACAACGGTTGCGGCGCGCTACCCGCGTCGGTCAATCGGCTCGATTGCCAATGCGTGCGAATCTGACTGGCGATCCGATCGGCCTCAGGCCCTACAACGACTTGCAGACCCTGCTTGCCCACTTCGATCGTGCCGCGAGCACCGAGTTGCTTAAGGGCATCGCGCTGGATGCTCTGGCGATCCTTCAAGTCGAGGCGAAGTCGTGTGGTACAGGCAGAAATATCGAGGATGTTCGACGCACCGCCGAGTCCGTCGATCCAGGCTTGCGCCGCACGGCTCGGGGTGCCATCTGACGATGCCGCAGGCAAGGACGCTGTGCCTTCGGCTTCACGGCCGGGCGTGGCCAGATTGAACCGCCGAATCGCGACGGTGAAGGCGAAGTAGTACACGAGCGCATACGCTGCACCGACCGGCAGCAGCAGCCATGGCTTTTGCGCTTTGTCCAGATTCAGCACGAAGTCCAATGCACCCGCAGAGAAGCTGAAGCCGAGGTGCACATTGAGTGCGTCCATCAAGGCCATCGAGACGCCGGTCAACAACGCATGCAGTGCATACAGCACCGGAGCCAAGAACATGAAGCTGAACTCGATCGGCTCGGTCACGCCCGTCAGGAACGACGTCAAGCCCATCGACAGCAACATGCCGCCCACCGCTTTGCGCCGCTCGGGCCGGGCTTGTCGATACATCGCGAAACATGCAGCGGGCAATCCAAACATCATCACCGGGAAGAATCCGGTCATGAACGCACCCGCATTCGGGTCGCCCGCAAAGAAGCGCTTCAAGTCACCGCTGACGCCCTGGAAGTCGCCAACGATGAACCAGGCCACGTTGTTCAGGATGTGGTGCAACCCGGTGACGATCAGAATGCGATTCAGCACCCCAAACACGAACAGTCCCATGCCGCCGCTCTCGATCACTGCGTGACTGAGCGCGTCCATACCGCTGTTCAGATACGGCCAGGAGAATCCGAATACGGCGGCCACCACGAGCGCCGCGCAACCCGATGCGATCGGCACAAACCGCCGGCCGCCAAAGAACGCGAGATAGGCGGGCAACTGGATGTCGCTGTAGCGGTTGTACAGCACGCCCGCGATGATGCCGGACAGTATCCCGATCGGCACCCCGAGCTTGCTGACCTCCAAGCCATCCGTTCCGAGAATCGCCGCGATGCCTTCGCTCGCAATCAGGAATCCGACGACGCCAGCCAACCCAGCGGCGCCATGATTCTCTTTTGCCAAACCCACGGCGACGCCGATCGCAAACAAGAGCCCAAGGTGCGCGAAGATCGCATTGCCAGCCGCCGATACAAACGGCAGATCGAGGAGATCGGGTTGACCAAACCTGAGCAGCAGTCCGGCCACTGGCAATACGGCGATCGGCAGCATCAACGCGCGACCAATCTGTTGGGTCGCCTGGCGCCAATCAATCATGGGGAGACTCCTTGCAAGGTATGACGAACGGCGCGCCGCACAGCGTCGGCAGACGGCAGACTCAGCACATCGGCCGCGAGCTGTTGACACTCAGCCAGTCGCAACTGGCGCGCCTGCTGCTTGATCCGTGGTACTTGCCTGGGCACGACCGACAGTTCAGCAACGCCAAGTCCGAGGAGGACCGGCACCGCCTCCGGATCGCCCGCGAGTCCACCGCAGACCGACACGCTACGGCCCGCCGCCAGACCTGCCTTCGCGACCATGCTGATCATCCGCAATACGGCGGGGTGCATCGCATCGAGGGCGCCCGCGAGTGCTGCGTGGCCGCGATCCATTGCGAGCACGTATTGCGAGAGATCGTTGCTGCCAATCGATAGGAACGCCGCTTCGGTGGCGAGCTGCTCGGCGAGCATGGCGGCTGCGGGCGTTTCAATCATGACGCCGAGCGACACCGGCGCGGCGATATTCAACTCGGCCACGCAAGCATCGAAGCACGCTTTGGCGGTTCGAAACTCGGACAGATCGTTGACCATCGGCAACATCACGCGCAGTGGCCCGGCAGCGGCTGCTTTCAGCGCTGCGCGGAACTGCACGGCCAACAGATCCGGATGCCGCAACGAGAAGCGCAGCCCGCGAATCCCGAGCGCTGGGTTTTCTTCGGCCGCAATCGGCAGATACGGCAACGGCTTGTCGCCGCCGACATCCAGCGTTCGCAGCGTCAGCATGCCGCCGTTCAGGCCTTGCACGATCCGCGTGTATTCCTGTGTCTGCTCCGCTTCGTCTGGCGCGGCACGCCGATCGAGAAACAGAAACTCGGTCCGTAGCAGCCCACAGCCATCGGCACCGTGTGCCGCCGCGGGCGCTGCTTCGTCAGCGGCACCGAGATTGGCATGCACGCGAACAGGCACGCCGTCCTGAGTCAGCGCTGGCTTCGCGGCCTCGCGCAGCGCCACCGCGTCGCGTTCACGCTGCGCTTCCAGACGGGCGCGTGCTAAAGCGCATTCGGCGTCGGTGGGTGTGCGGTGCAGCGCACCGCGATCGGCATCGAGGATCAGTGCCTGACCCGGTTCGATCTGCAGCACCGCGCTCCCCAGACCCATCAACGTCGGCACGCCGCGCGCGGCGGCAAGCAGCGCCACGTGGGAGCTCGGGCCGCCCCGAGCCATCGCCAATGCTGCAAGCCTGCCGAGATCGAGCTGCGCAAATTGCGAGGGCAGCAATTCGTCCGCAATGACAATCGCCTGCTCCGGTAACGGGCGATCGGGCATCGGGTCCTGCCCCAGCATGGCACGCAGCACCTGCCGTTCCAGATCAACCAAATCCGCAGCACGCTCGGCGTGTAAAGCGTGATGACTACCCTGCAGCAACGCGACATGATGACGTACTGCGAGCCGCCAGCCCGCACCGGCACTGGCGCCGGCCCGGATTTCGGCCTCCGCTCGTGACTGGAGTTCTGGGTCTGTCAGCAACACCGCGTGCGCATCCAGAATCGCGGCAAGCGCGCCGTTCGCACGCGCCCGAGTACGGGTCTGCGCGGCGGCAACCGTCGCCAGTGAATGGGCGAGTACGGCGAGCTCGGTTGTGATCGCACCCGCGCGGGCGGGCACTTCCAATTCGGGCTCGACGAGTCGGTACGCCACACCGACTGCCAATCCACGAACCGCGATGATGCCCAACAATGCATCGGTCTGTGCGGCTGGCGCGACCGGCAGCGTCTCTGCTGGCGTCGTCAAAGCGGCCAGTGGCACCAGCTGATGACGCAGTTGCTGCAACGCCGCCTCGGCGTCCGGGCCTTCGGCCAACACTTCAACCTCGTCCTGACACACCAGCCCGAGACTCATCAACGCGATTGCCGAACGCGCATTCGCATCGCGGCCGCGATGAATCACCCGTACATCAGCCTGCAGTGACTTCAAGCTCGACACCAGTTGCGCCGCGGGACGCGCATGCAAGCCGTGCTCGAATGGAATCCGAAAACACTGACGTGCCGTAGTGGCGACGATGGCATTTGCAGCGACTGATTTCTCGGCAGTCTCAGGCTCCGACTCGATGGCAAACAGCGCATCGCCGCGCTGCACGGGCCTCGGTGTCGGCAGATCGATGATCTGACCACCCGAGACCAGCAGAATCGGTGTGGCGGTGCTGGGCGCTTCGCGGGCGATCAAGTCCAGATCGAAACGCAACAGACAATCACCCTGACGCACTTCCTGACCATCCTGCACACAACACTCGAACCCGCTTCCATGCAGGTTCACGGTATCGATTCCGACGTGCATCAGCACGTCCATGCCGCCCGCCACCCGGAGCGTCAGCGCGTGCCGGGCCGCGCCCATCAAGATGACGGTGCCGTCGGCGGGTGCGTACAGGGCGTCATCCAACGGCTCGATCGCCAGTCCGGGACCCGCGAGCCCTGTACTGAACACCGCGTCAGCCACTTCACTCAAGGGCAGCAGCCATCCGGCGCAGGGTGCCCGCAATTGCACGCGACTCATCGTGGACTCCAGCGAATGCGATCGATCACCCAGACTGGTTCCAGTTGCGCCTGCGCAAACTGCAGACATACATCGTCGTCCTCTGCGAGCGTCGGAAGCTCGGTCAATAGCAATGCGGTGACACCCGGATTGCTGAGTGCAGCCTGCAACGACCAACGATGCAATTCTGGCCCCTGACAACTACCCCGGCGCATGACGAGCTCTGGAAACGTCGACTGCGGTGACTCGAACCGGATCTGATCCTTGGCCGCGCCAATCTGGAAGTTGAATGGCACCTGGCCAATGTCGATCTGGACGGCGGCCGCTTTGGTCAGCGGCGCCTTGGGCCAGATCCAGCATGGGTGTTGAATATCAACGGCAAAGCGTGCGCGCGCGCCAGCAAACGGGGCGTCGTCTTCGAGGTGGATCGGTATCGCGTCGCCACAGAGCTTCAGCGACGCACTGGTGCGCAACCAGCGCTCGGCACCCGGCTCGAGTTGTCGCACGCGCGAGATCGGTTGGTCGCCCAAATAGGTTTGGGCGTAGATCGTTCCAGGACGTTTCGCCAACGCTTGCCATGTGGGATCGCGCGCCGTCACCGTGGCGCTGCTGCTGACGCGGATCGTGCCGAACTGCACTTGATTGACGACCATCGTCTCGCCTGCGGCGTCCGTCTCGACACGTGGTGCAAACGCGCTGTCGGCATAGGCGAGATGCAAGCGGTCATAGATCGCAAACGACGCGGGCAACCGCTTCAGAAAGCCTTGCCAGTCCTTCTGCGCCGACTGGGTCCAAGCTACTTCCGCGAGTGCCGCCAAACGCGGGAACGCCATGTGTGCCATTCGGTCTTCGGTGCGAATATGTTCGCTCCAGAGGTTGGCTTGAATGCCGAGCACGTGTTGCCGCTTATCGGCTGCGATCCCCTTCGGCATGGGGTTGAACGCATAGACCGATGCGAGTGTGACCTGGCGGACGCGGCCGGGCGGTTCATCGCTGGCATCAGACTGACTGTTGTCCAGATACAGATCAGGCCACGGCGATAACACGGTGTCGTGGCCCTTCGCGGCAGCTTGCAAGCCCCCATCAATGCCGCGCCAGCTCATGATGACGGCCCCCGGATCAAGTGCGGGGCTGAGCATTTCGTCCCATCCGATCAAACGGCGCCCGGAGTTGGCAACGAATTGGGCGAGCGGCTCCGTGTAGGCCGCTTGCAAGGTGGCGCGGTCATCGCGTCCCAATCGGGCGATCAATGTCTGCCCGGCTGGCGATTGGCGCCATTGCGTCGCGTCCAGTTCGTCGCCACCGACATGCAGGTAATGGCTCGGAAACACCGCCATCACTTCGCGCAAAACGTTCTCGACAAACGTCTGCGTCGTGGGCTCCAAACTCAGGAGATTCTGATAGATGCCCCAATCGGCGGGAACCGCTTTGACACTGCCCGGAATCGCGCCAAGTTCGGGGTAGGCGGCGATGATGGCACTGGCGTGCGCCGGCACGTCGATCTCGGGAACGATCAAGATCCCGCGCGCGGCGGCATAGGCCGCCAGTTCGCGCGCCTCGGCTTGGGTGTAGAACCCGCCGTATGAGCGCGGCTGCCCGGAATCGTCCGTGCCCGCGGCGCCAGCCGGGACACGGAATGCCCCGACTTCCGTCAGCCTTGGATACTGTTTGATCTCCAAGCGCCAGCCCTGGTCGTCGGTCAGATGCCAATGCAACACATTGAGCCGGTGCCAAGCCATGGCATCGATGAAGCGCTTGATGAAGTCGACGGATTGCATGTGCCGGGCTGAATCGAGCAGCGCGCCACGCCAGCGAAATCGCGGCGCATCGACGATTTGCTCTGCAGGCAGTGACCCACCGTCAGCCGAGCACAACAATTGCAGAAACGTATTGGCCGCCTGATGCAGGCCTGCGGCGTGCCGCGCCGAGAGCAGAACGCGCTCCGGTTCGATCGTAATCCGATACGACTCGTCGGAGTCGCCAATCGCCAGAACGGCAAGGTCGATGCGCTTTTGCGCGGGCGCGTCCGGGTTCAGCGGAATCGTTCGGTCGCAGAGCGCCATCGCCCGCTGCGCGAGTGTTTCGGCGATGGCCGCCGCGGCAGGATCTTGGGCCCGGAACGCGGCATCGCGAAGATCGAACGCACCGGCTTGCTCGGTGCGCTGATTCGGCTGCGGCACGATCGGCAAACTGGCCGCCTGTACGAACCAGACCACCATTGCGAGCGTTCCGAACAGAAAGCTTTTTTGTAATCCAGACATCGACAATCACCGTGGGCGCAGCATTCGGGCGGTCGCGTCGATCTTATCCAGCGTTGCCGGATGTACAAGCAGCGCGCGACGTGCGCCCGACGTGGTTGGGCCTAAAAAAAGAGCCCGGTATCCCGGGCTCGGAACTGAGAAAGCGATGCCGGTGGATGAGGATCTTGGGGAGGTATCCACCGGCACCTAATGCATCCATCCGTTCTCAGAATCCCACACGCACACCAAAGTAGAACTGGCGACCGTTGCGATAGAACGCACGCGGCTGATCCTCATTCATGCCGTAATACTTGAGGATCGGATCATTGAGGTTCAGACCTTCGAGCGTGAAGGTGACATGGTCATTGAGGCGATACGACGCCGACGCCGACACCGTGGCGGTCGCATTCTGATATTGCGGTGAGCTGCGATCGAGGCCAACGAAGAAGTCCGAGCGACGGCTGTACGACAAGCGCGCGTTGAAGCGCTCGTTTTCGTAGTAGGCGCCAAAGTTGTAAGTGTTCTTCGATGCACCAACCAGATCAGCACCGTTGTCTTCCTCAGCGTCGGCAAACGTATAGTTCGCGAACGCGCCAAAGTCACCGGCAATCGGGCCTTGCCAGGCGAGTTCAAATCCTTGCACCGAGCCTGACGTGTTGACTGGTGCCGAGATCGTGTACGTCGCGAAGCCACCCGTACGGATGTTGAGCAGTGAGGTCTGATACGTACCAAACCCGACGTAGTTGTCGAGATCCATGTAGTACACGCCACCAGACAATAAACCGCGCGGGCTGTAATACCACTCGAGCGCCGCATCGAAGTTGTTCGAACGGATCGGTTCCAGTTCCGGATTGCCGCCGTTGCCCGTCAGCGTGGTGTCATCCGCCGTCAAGGCGCCACCGAGCGCGCTGAAGTCGGGGCGTGCCATCGTGCGTGACGCCGCGATACGGCCGACGAGATCGTCAGTCAGGTCCCAACGCAGATTCAGGCTTGGCAGAATGTCGTGATACGTATTCTTGACCGGCAGTTGGTAGTAGGAACCAAATGCCGACGTCGTGATCGCACCGGCCACCGAACACGGCGCCAACGGTGCGCAGACCGAGCCCGGGATGGCGACGTTGGTCAGCACTTCTTCTTCCGTGCGCACAAACCGCACGCCCACGTTGCCACTGAAGGTGTCGGTGCCAAACGAGCCCATTACGTAGGCGGCCGTGTTCTGCTCTTCGATTGCAAACTCACCCGGCCAATAGTCGCGCGTCTCTGGATCGCGATTCGAGAAGATGTCGCCCCAACGCTCCAGTTCAGCCGGCGACAGCTGCCACACGTTGCGCGGGAAATTGCCGCCCAAGCCGGAGCCGAAATCGCCCGGATACGTCTCGCCGTTCCAATTTGGCAGGTTCGCCGGATTGAACGGATCTGCGGCCCAATTCGGGCCCTGCGCGACCTGTTCGGTATCGCGATCGTGACCGGCGTAACGCACACCGAACTTCAGCGTGTTGAAGACGCCATCGAGCGCGTATTCGCCGTCCAGCTGCGCATATTGTTCTTTGTCGTTGGTCTTGGCCGGGCTGGCGCCGAAGATCCAGTCCAGGCTGGTGCCGGCGAAGTTGCTGACATCGCCACTCGGAAAGCTGACATCGGCCGCACTGCCAATGCCATGGAACGTGTATGCCGCGCCCGTATTGAACACATCACCTTCGAATACTGCTTGCTTCGGCGTGACACCGTTGCCTTCGCTATAGCCAAACTTCCCGGCGACGCTGAAGCGATCGGTCGCCAGCCAGTTGACGTCGAGATTCAGGAAGTCGGTATCGGAGTAGGCGCCCGGACGATAGATCTGATCAACGATCGCATACTGGGCGCGGTTCGCGTCGGTCCCGACGTTGTTCCAGGTCGCCGAAACGAGCGTCCCGTTGCGGACGGTGTAGCTGTCCGGAATGCGGTTGTCGGTGCCGATCACGCGACTGCCCCAGAACATCCAATTGCGATTGAAGTTGCTCGCGTTCAACTTGCTCTTGAAGTAGTTGAGATCGATGTCCAGGTTGTCGGTCGGCTTGAACTGCAAATCCAACACGCCGCCTTTGCGCTCGCGCTTCTGTTCGAACAACGCCGAGCCAATCAACGTCGGATACCAAACATTGGCCAGGTCGGGACGCGCCTGCGCAAGTGCGCTCGTTGGCGCGATTTGGGAATAGCCCAGGATCTCTTGACCATCGCGACGCAGCGAGCGCTTTTCGTCGAACAATTGCAGCAGCGCGCCAAAGGTGCCCGCTTCGTTTTTCCAGTTGCCGAGCACGCTGAACTGCGGCTCCGTGTCGCCTGGCAGATCGGAATAGACACCCTGCAGGCTCGCTTCGAGCGTGGTCGCGTTCTTGAAATCCAGCGGCTTTCGGGTCGCGATGTCGACCGCACCAGCAACGCCACCCTCGACGAGGTCAGCCGTCGCACTCTTGC
It contains:
- a CDS encoding Calx-beta domain-containing protein, whose translation is MNRIVRLSALALAMSSVSSLAPGAAFTPGNLAVARVGTGSGALSAAATAVFIDEYTTSGTLVQSIPLPTADSGANQTLTVAGSSTSEGMLTRSTDDRYLVLTGYDAAPGTASVAGTTAAATNRIIGRVDATGSVDTTTGLNSAFNTSNIRSAATADGSGIWAGGTGASGTGGIWYQTFGVIGAGTQVSTTVTNTRNLGIFANQLYTTAQSGAIRLAFIGSGLPTTTGQIMTNLPGLPTASNSPYGFVVLDRTPSVAGIDTLYFADDAAGLQKYSTGDGINWIARGSVAGNLRGLTARVDSITGSVVLFGTSTATSANTLITLTDTAAFDANIVATPTVIATAGTNTVFRGVAYVPSVAATPELSIAAANVAEGNTGCGGGSTPLDFPVTATVAPLSTLTFNFATSDGSATAGSDYTGVMAGTGTINAGQTTGTATVQVSCDNRVEANENFTASLTAGAGYTISATNGSATGTIGNDEVVAARISDVTQAEGTGGGTTAFNFTVSLDNGVEAGLGGISMLYTVDAAGATPGTDGVDFLSPAPEPGLFTIPDGSNSATLTVQVGADSTDEPNDTFAVTLSNIVAGSIVDATGDGTITNDDSAVPVISINDVSVTENDAGGPAVNAVFTVSIVPAPTGTVTVTADTASDSAVSPGDFTSTNAVLSFDNANTTRQFTVPITNDCTIEGSESFFVNLSGLTGTAAIGDSQGVGTITDNDVAINASISFLTPSANEGDTGTNTRVARVTLDRAMQCGDFTYSVNSTGGTATSGTDYQAVAVSNQTISGAATTADVNVTINGDLDSESDETVTLTLTGGGTNVTITPNTATATLVNDDTAPVMTIAEIQGDGSATTVPAAPNNVVTTFGNVVTTVAPTGFYMQMAVGDANMDTSDAIFVFTGAGSPSLTNLAAGDVVTVRGPVVEFNGITEFTTGSGMPIVAETGTAALPAAFVLDNAIPSPNNLVPFCDADNDNNTGGASGQFQTTDTFLTRNYECLEFMRVTTSTGVVNGPNQTFGTDPYAEMYMTTSGARSFREPGHSVLVNNENVAAVNLTPPAPVLPTSPIWDANPEIFELDVDKFFTTTTKNVLPPRTTFSATGLLGFEFGGYEFWVTANSGNTEADLTVQTPGPELPIPVPTAAPTQLTVGSLNVLRLYDYCDDPGSSSGNEPVNVAETDRKLLKLSAYIRNVLKSPDVIGIQEVELPSVTCTTGDPTSALQLLANKIAADGGPSYAAINSPSTNDIGRISVAFLVNTARVSVTTTTQLRATEQWTFTANGTPTTALLHDRPPFLLRAQTTVGNGGVFDFAVMTNHLRSLGGIDTINTVTNQENAHRIRRKKLAQSVAVACEAQTFQTANPLVPLVLIGDYNAFEFSDGYTDVNGIIRGDTDPAKSEYDIGFDGMTGGCTPFPNGQIVSPALTEALFSLPATERYSYVFGGNPQELDHAFLSTGAQSRFIAFAYGRGNADAPAREETQPLITVPVEKVLFASDHDGFVMRLDPSANRAPLVASPIANQSGVVGNSVTLNVLSSFSDPDNDTLTCTAQSLPNGLSINSSCVISGTLAAGSDMGSPYTVTVRATDTSGLFVETTFTFTVLPVAVFADGFE
- the nagE gene encoding N-acetylglucosamine-specific PTS transporter subunit IIBC; this encodes MIDWRQATQQIGRALMLPIAVLPVAGLLLRFGQPDLLDLPFVSAAGNAIFAHLGLLFAIGVAVGLAKENHGAAGLAGVVGFLIASEGIAAILGTDGLEVSKLGVPIGILSGIIAGVLYNRYSDIQLPAYLAFFGGRRFVPIASGCAALVVAAVFGFSWPYLNSGMDALSHAVIESGGMGLFVFGVLNRILIVTGLHHILNNVAWFIVGDFQGVSGDLKRFFAGDPNAGAFMTGFFPVMMFGLPAACFAMYRQARPERRKAVGGMLLSMGLTSFLTGVTEPIEFSFMFLAPVLYALHALLTGVSMALMDALNVHLGFSFSAGALDFVLNLDKAQKPWLLLPVGAAYALVYYFAFTVAIRRFNLATPGREAEGTASLPAASSDGTPSRAAQAWIDGLGGASNILDISACTTRLRLDLKDRQSIQRDALKQLGARGTIEVGKQGLQVVVGPEADRIASQIRTHWQSSRLTDAGSAPQPLSRQTRASAQSTRPALDPDVLRTLVTAMGGQHNIKTVVARSGRALVSVHHAAMVERDAIAALFPRGVYESADGTWHLLHADAVAMLDLLPTMPA
- the ptsP gene encoding phosphoenolpyruvate--protein phosphotransferase; translated protein: MSRVQLRAPCAGWLLPLSEVADAVFSTGLAGPGLAIEPLDDALYAPADGTVILMGAARHALTLRVAGGMDVLMHVGIDTVNLHGSGFECCVQDGQEVRQGDCLLRFDLDLIAREAPSTATPILLVSGGQIIDLPTPRPVQRGDALFAIESEPETAEKSVAANAIVATTARQCFRIPFEHGLHARPAAQLVSSLKSLQADVRVIHRGRDANARSAIALMSLGLVCQDEVEVLAEGPDAEAALQQLRHQLVPLAALTTPAETLPVAPAAQTDALLGIIAVRGLAVGVAYRLVEPELEVPARAGAITTELAVLAHSLATVAAAQTRTRARANGALAAILDAHAVLLTDPELQSRAEAEIRAGASAGAGWRLAVRHHVALLQGSHHALHAERAADLVDLERQVLRAMLGQDPMPDRPLPEQAIVIADELLPSQFAQLDLGRLAALAMARGGPSSHVALLAAARGVPTLMGLGSAVLQIEPGQALILDADRGALHRTPTDAECALARARLEAQRERDAVALREAAKPALTQDGVPVRVHANLGAADEAAPAAAHGADGCGLLRTEFLFLDRRAAPDEAEQTQEYTRIVQGLNGGMLTLRTLDVGGDKPLPYLPIAAEENPALGIRGLRFSLRHPDLLAVQFRAALKAAAAGPLRVMLPMVNDLSEFRTAKACFDACVAELNIAAPVSLGVMIETPAAAMLAEQLATEAAFLSIGSNDLSQYVLAMDRGHAALAGALDAMHPAVLRMISMVAKAGLAAGRSVSVCGGLAGDPEAVPVLLGLGVAELSVVPRQVPRIKQQARQLRLAECQQLAADVLSLPSADAVRRAVRHTLQGVSP